Proteins from a single region of Pseudodesulfovibrio portus:
- a CDS encoding LexA family protein: MVILADFTCTPWAGEAGRLVATGASAMPLAGEAVAAGFPSPADEYLEKPLDLNAYVAPRPEATFFVRVSGDSMVGAGIHHDDILVVDRAQSPAPGNIVIALLDGEFTVKRLVRTKDGLALAPENAEFKTIQVTPETDFEVWGVVRHVVHRV; the protein is encoded by the coding sequence ATGGTGATATTGGCTGACTTCACGTGCACGCCGTGGGCCGGGGAGGCGGGACGGCTGGTTGCGACCGGTGCGTCGGCCATGCCGTTGGCCGGGGAGGCCGTGGCTGCGGGCTTCCCTTCCCCTGCCGATGAATACCTGGAAAAGCCCCTCGACCTGAACGCGTATGTGGCCCCAAGGCCCGAGGCCACCTTTTTCGTGCGGGTATCCGGGGACTCCATGGTGGGAGCCGGGATTCACCACGACGACATCCTGGTGGTGGACCGGGCGCAATCACCCGCTCCCGGGAATATTGTCATCGCCCTTCTGGACGGGGAGTTCACCGTGAAGCGACTGGTCCGGACAAAGGACGGGCTGGCCCTGGCTCCCGAAAACGCCGAGTTCAAGACCATACAGGTGACCCCTGAGACGGACTTCGAGGTCTGGGGCGTGGTCCGCCATGTGGTCCACAGGGTGTGA
- a CDS encoding Y-family DNA polymerase has product MPKSYALIDCNNFYASCERAFRPELRKRPVVVLSNNDGCIIARSNEAKDLGVPMGKPYFKCRNMLERNGVAVFSSNYALYGDLSARVMRVLTRFCPEVEIYSIDEAFCDLTGVPGGAEAFGRRLRATVFRWTGIPVSVGIAPTKTLAKLANRFAKKQPRCRGVFDLSASPDPDRVLKWTEVGDVWGIGPRHARRLRKLGVNNALEFRGLKRDWVKKRMTIAGLHTLLELRGWPCFDFADGPVDKKTIVSSRSFGHPVTRLDHLLEAAAQYTTRAAEKLRRQNAVTSNILVFLQTNTFKLGEPQHSGTRSVPLPVATSHTPTLIRAACAAMESIFKDGYSYKKCGVMLSGLEPEHSRWLSLLALPPAHRPDHKPLMQAVDSCNSRWGRDTVSFAASGTRRSWKMKREMMSPRYTTVWDEILRVTVE; this is encoded by the coding sequence ATGCCCAAATCCTATGCCCTCATCGACTGCAACAACTTCTATGCGTCATGCGAACGGGCCTTTCGGCCCGAATTGCGGAAACGACCGGTCGTCGTGCTCTCGAACAACGACGGTTGCATCATCGCCCGCTCCAACGAAGCCAAGGACCTCGGCGTCCCCATGGGCAAGCCGTACTTCAAATGCCGAAACATGCTGGAACGCAACGGGGTGGCGGTGTTCTCGTCCAACTATGCACTGTACGGCGACTTGTCGGCGCGGGTCATGCGGGTGCTGACCCGGTTCTGCCCGGAGGTGGAAATCTATTCCATCGACGAGGCGTTCTGCGACCTGACGGGCGTGCCGGGAGGGGCGGAAGCGTTCGGGCGTCGCTTGCGGGCCACGGTTTTCAGGTGGACCGGGATTCCGGTCTCCGTCGGCATCGCGCCGACCAAGACCCTGGCCAAGCTCGCCAACCGCTTCGCCAAGAAACAGCCCCGTTGCCGGGGAGTGTTCGACCTGTCCGCCAGCCCGGACCCGGACCGGGTCCTCAAGTGGACCGAGGTCGGCGACGTATGGGGAATCGGCCCGCGCCACGCCAGGCGGCTGCGCAAACTCGGCGTGAACAACGCCCTGGAATTTCGCGGGTTGAAAAGGGATTGGGTCAAAAAACGCATGACCATCGCCGGGCTCCACACCCTCCTCGAGCTGCGCGGCTGGCCCTGTTTCGACTTTGCCGACGGCCCGGTGGACAAGAAGACCATTGTTTCCTCGCGATCCTTCGGCCACCCGGTCACCCGCCTGGACCACCTGCTGGAAGCCGCGGCCCAGTACACCACGCGGGCCGCCGAAAAGCTGCGCAGGCAGAACGCCGTCACGTCGAACATCCTCGTCTTCCTGCAAACCAACACCTTCAAGCTCGGCGAGCCCCAGCATTCCGGCACCCGTTCCGTGCCCCTGCCCGTGGCCACGTCGCACACCCCCACGCTCATCCGCGCCGCCTGCGCGGCCATGGAGAGCATCTTCAAGGACGGGTACAGCTACAAGAAATGCGGGGTCATGCTCTCGGGTCTCGAACCGGAACACAGCCGCTGGCTCAGCCTCCTCGCCCTGCCGCCCGCCCACCGACCGGACCACAAGCCGCTCATGCAGGCCGTGGACTCGTGCAACAGCCGATGGGGCCGGGACACCGTCTCCTTTGCCGCATCGGGGACCAGACGAAGCTGGAAAATGAAAAGGGAAATGATGTCGCCGCGATACACGACCGTCTGGGATGAAATATTGCGGGTGACGGTGGAGTGA
- a CDS encoding DMT family transporter: MSDKTKAILLMATTALMWSSGGLAIKLVQWNPMAITGVRSALAAATLAILFRGRITFKPSRVQWAAAAGYAGLLVTNVVATKLTTSANAILLAYTAPVYVALLAPWLLKEKTRRADWIFITVTVGGMVLFFLDRLSPTGLWGNIIAITTGVSYAVFTLCMRAQKDASPVESVIMGHGLTALCGLPFMFATMPSVESWAGLLYLGILQQGVSLALYVWAIKRLGALEAILIMMLEPIFNPVLVALGYGELPGAWAVAGGAVVITAVTLRGIAGVVRR; encoded by the coding sequence ATGTCCGACAAAACCAAGGCCATATTGCTCATGGCGACGACGGCGCTGATGTGGAGTTCCGGGGGGCTGGCCATCAAGCTGGTCCAGTGGAATCCCATGGCCATCACCGGGGTACGGAGCGCGTTGGCGGCGGCGACCCTGGCCATACTGTTCCGGGGACGGATCACGTTCAAACCATCAAGAGTGCAGTGGGCGGCAGCTGCGGGATATGCCGGGCTGCTGGTCACCAATGTGGTGGCCACCAAATTGACCACCTCGGCCAATGCGATCCTGCTGGCTTATACCGCACCGGTGTACGTGGCCCTGCTCGCGCCGTGGCTGCTCAAGGAAAAGACCCGGCGGGCGGACTGGATATTCATCACCGTGACCGTGGGCGGCATGGTGCTCTTCTTTCTGGACCGGCTCTCCCCCACCGGGCTGTGGGGCAATATCATCGCCATCACCACGGGCGTGTCCTACGCCGTTTTCACCCTGTGCATGCGGGCCCAGAAGGACGCCTCGCCCGTGGAGTCGGTGATCATGGGACACGGGTTGACCGCGCTGTGCGGCCTGCCCTTCATGTTCGCGACCATGCCGTCCGTGGAGTCCTGGGCCGGGTTGCTCTATCTGGGCATTCTCCAGCAGGGCGTGTCCCTGGCGCTCTACGTCTGGGCGATAAAGCGGCTGGGCGCGCTGGAAGCGATCCTGATCATGATGCTGGAACCGATCTTCAATCCCGTGCTCGTGGCCCTGGGCTACGGGGAGCTGCCCGGCGCGTGGGCCGTGGCCGGGGGCGCGGTGGTCATCACCGCCGTCACCCTGCGCGGCATCGCCGGGGTGGTGCGGCGGTAG
- a CDS encoding DUF1269 domain-containing protein: protein MRTFLISALVVCFLAAGLGCNKAQQGATGGALAGATIGALTFNNKLLGAAVGAGVGLMVGYIIGNEWDKSDEKQVQQTLESGRSNETASWTNPDTGVSYSATPSPAYTEENRVYRDVTIKDEKSGEVVKAQAWRDENGVWHIKDEPQPTS, encoded by the coding sequence ATGCGTACATTTTTGATATCGGCGTTGGTTGTCTGTTTCCTTGCGGCCGGGCTCGGCTGCAACAAGGCGCAGCAGGGGGCCACCGGAGGCGCCCTGGCCGGTGCGACCATCGGTGCGCTGACCTTCAACAACAAGTTGCTCGGAGCCGCCGTGGGTGCGGGTGTGGGCCTCATGGTGGGCTACATCATCGGCAACGAGTGGGACAAGAGCGACGAAAAGCAGGTCCAGCAGACCCTGGAATCGGGCCGGTCGAACGAGACGGCCTCCTGGACCAATCCCGACACCGGGGTGAGTTACTCGGCCACGCCCAGCCCGGCCTACACCGAGGAGAACCGGGTCTACCGGGATGTGACCATCAAGGACGAGAAGTCCGGCGAAGTGGTCAAGGCCCAGGCCTGGCGCGACGAGAACGGCGTCTGGCACATCAAGGACGAGCCGCAGCCGACGTCCTAG
- the cydB gene encoding cytochrome d ubiquinol oxidase subunit II: METLMETGSLHYYLAMVWFLLWGVLWSVYFILDGFDLGVGSLLPVLARSEAEKRAMYNATGPFWDGNEVWLIAAGGVTFAAFPYAYAQMFSGLYTALMLLLFTLIVRGVSFEFRSKVDHEGWKKLWDTLHALCSFLPALLLGVAFGNIFQGIPLDETGFSQAGLFGLLNPYGIAGGILFVTIFLMHGALWLCIRTTGDLQVRAEALAVKLWPGVVVLTVLFLAYSAVSTKLFTNYLVYPVLFVILALPVAGLVLMRSYLGAKKYWMAWAASCLYIGGTALFGVIGIFPAIIPSNPNPANSLTIMNSASSPLTLQIMLGVALVFVPIVIGYQFWAYKTFATPLTDDDMHY; encoded by the coding sequence ATGGAAACTTTGATGGAAACCGGTTCGCTGCACTATTACCTGGCCATGGTCTGGTTCCTGCTTTGGGGGGTGCTGTGGTCCGTCTACTTCATCCTTGACGGTTTTGACCTGGGCGTGGGCAGCCTGCTGCCGGTCCTGGCCAGGTCCGAGGCGGAAAAACGGGCCATGTACAACGCCACCGGCCCCTTCTGGGACGGCAACGAGGTCTGGCTCATCGCCGCCGGCGGCGTGACCTTCGCCGCCTTCCCCTATGCCTATGCCCAGATGTTCAGCGGCCTGTATACGGCGCTCATGCTGCTCTTGTTCACCCTCATCGTGCGGGGCGTGTCCTTCGAGTTCCGCTCCAAGGTGGACCATGAAGGCTGGAAGAAGCTGTGGGACACCCTGCACGCTCTTTGTTCCTTCCTTCCCGCACTGCTGCTCGGCGTGGCCTTCGGCAACATCTTCCAGGGCATCCCGCTGGACGAGACCGGGTTCTCCCAGGCCGGGCTGTTCGGCCTGCTCAATCCCTACGGCATCGCGGGCGGCATCCTGTTCGTGACCATCTTCCTCATGCACGGCGCGCTCTGGCTCTGCATCCGCACGACGGGCGATTTGCAGGTCCGTGCCGAGGCACTGGCCGTCAAGCTGTGGCCCGGCGTGGTCGTCCTGACCGTCCTGTTCCTGGCCTACTCCGCCGTGTCCACCAAGCTGTTCACCAACTACCTGGTCTACCCGGTGCTGTTCGTGATCCTGGCGCTGCCCGTGGCCGGGCTGGTGCTCATGCGCTCCTACCTGGGAGCCAAGAAGTACTGGATGGCCTGGGCCGCTTCCTGCCTGTACATCGGGGGCACGGCCCTGTTCGGCGTGATCGGCATCTTCCCGGCCATCATCCCGTCCAACCCCAATCCGGCCAATTCGCTGACCATCATGAACTCCGCGTCCAGCCCTCTGACGCTGCAGATCATGCTCGGCGTGGCTTTGGTCTTCGTGCCCATCGTCATCGGCTACCAATTCTGGGCCTACAAGACGTTCGCCACACCGCTGACGGACGACGACATGCACTACTAA
- a CDS encoding cytochrome ubiquinol oxidase subunit I has translation MDVLMLSRLQFAAATMFHFIFVPLTLGLSVLIACMETQYVRTGNEAYRDMAKFWGKIFLVNFALGVVTGITLEFQFGTNWSRYSAYVGDIFGSLLAIEATAAFFLESTFIGVWHFGWDKLSPKAHATVAWLVAGASNLSAIWILIANGFMQNPVGFTLRNGRAELTDFFAVIANKYAWLEFFHVIPASLLLAGFFIMGISAWHLLRKSNVDFFKRSFTLGVTVALIFSVVTAMEGHIHGNNLSVTQPAKLAAMESHWETQTAAPMNLLVIPGEDGNLLEALPLPGVLSFLAYNDFNAEVKGLNDFPKEDRPPVVLTFLSFRLMVGLGTLFPLLAGFGWLMRKRLDDFPLYLKVLPYCIPLPYIAIWAGWTLTEVGRQPWIVYGLMRTSDAVSPVGTGEVGFSLVLMTVLYSLLGAAGIWLMIKLAKKGPEDNSPIQV, from the coding sequence ATGGATGTGCTGATGCTCTCTCGGCTGCAATTCGCGGCCGCCACCATGTTCCACTTTATTTTCGTCCCGCTGACGCTGGGGCTGTCCGTCCTCATCGCCTGCATGGAGACGCAGTACGTGCGCACCGGGAACGAGGCGTATCGCGACATGGCCAAATTCTGGGGGAAAATCTTTCTGGTGAACTTCGCCCTCGGCGTGGTCACCGGCATCACCCTGGAATTCCAGTTCGGCACCAACTGGTCCCGATACTCCGCCTATGTGGGCGACATTTTCGGTTCGCTCCTGGCCATTGAGGCGACGGCGGCGTTCTTCCTGGAATCCACCTTCATCGGCGTCTGGCACTTCGGCTGGGACAAGCTCTCGCCCAAGGCGCACGCCACGGTGGCCTGGCTGGTGGCCGGCGCCTCCAACCTGTCCGCCATCTGGATTCTCATCGCCAACGGCTTCATGCAGAATCCCGTGGGCTTCACCCTGCGCAACGGGCGTGCCGAGTTGACCGACTTTTTCGCGGTCATCGCCAACAAGTATGCCTGGCTGGAATTCTTCCACGTCATCCCGGCGTCCCTGCTCCTGGCCGGGTTCTTCATCATGGGCATCTCGGCCTGGCACCTGCTGCGCAAGAGCAACGTGGACTTCTTCAAGCGGTCCTTCACCCTGGGCGTGACCGTGGCCCTGATTTTCTCCGTGGTCACCGCCATGGAAGGACACATCCACGGCAACAACCTGTCCGTGACCCAGCCCGCCAAGCTGGCGGCCATGGAGTCCCACTGGGAAACCCAGACGGCCGCTCCCATGAACCTGCTGGTTATCCCGGGCGAGGACGGCAACCTGCTCGAGGCCCTGCCCCTGCCGGGCGTGCTGAGCTTCCTGGCCTACAATGATTTCAACGCCGAGGTGAAGGGGCTGAACGACTTCCCCAAGGAAGACCGTCCGCCCGTTGTCCTGACCTTCCTCTCCTTCCGGTTGATGGTCGGCCTGGGGACCCTGTTCCCGCTCCTGGCCGGTTTCGGCTGGCTCATGCGCAAGCGGCTGGACGACTTCCCGCTCTACCTGAAGGTGCTCCCCTACTGCATACCGCTGCCCTACATCGCCATCTGGGCGGGCTGGACCCTGACCGAAGTGGGCCGCCAGCCGTGGATCGTGTACGGGCTGATGCGAACCTCCGACGCGGTTTCGCCGGTGGGAACGGGCGAGGTGGGCTTCTCGCTGGTGCTGATGACCGTGCTCTACTCCCTGCTCGGCGCGGCGGGCATCTGGCTGATGATCAAGCTTGCCAAGAAGGGGCCTGAAGACAACAGCCCCATCCAGGTCTAA
- a CDS encoding ATP-dependent 6-phosphofructokinase, protein MRTCQDESVDAKNTDIPVVGQAKINNPIKFGRFVHEDDAVLVNISRRSILGAGKGRKKPEMAFFEPAGPRSKIYYDASKTKCAVVTCGGLCPGLNDVIRAIVMAAHHEYKVPSVLGIKFGLEGFIPEYGHDVIELTPEYVSRIHEFGGTILGSSRGPQDPEAIVDALERMNVSILFMIGGDGTMRAASKVVEEISSRGLSISVVGLPKTIDNDINFASPSFGFDTSVETAAMAIKGAHVEATGAPWGIGMVKVMGRDAGYIAAQSSLSCQEVNFCLIPEDPFDIQGENGFLAALEERMRGSGNAVIVVAEGAGQDLLKASGRKDRSGNARLSDIATLLREEIMDHFRAQSIEPTLKYIDPSYIIRSVPANANDRIYCSFLGIHAVHAGMTGRTGLVISRWNGRYVHIPMDLVTKGKKRINTCSNYWRAVLESTGQPVSMKNTKSK, encoded by the coding sequence ATGAGAACCTGTCAGGACGAGTCCGTTGACGCCAAGAACACCGACATACCCGTCGTCGGTCAGGCCAAGATAAACAACCCCATCAAATTCGGCCGGTTCGTCCACGAAGACGATGCCGTGCTGGTGAACATTTCCCGGCGCAGCATCCTGGGCGCGGGCAAGGGACGCAAGAAACCTGAAATGGCCTTTTTCGAGCCCGCCGGACCCAGGAGCAAAATTTATTACGACGCCAGCAAGACCAAGTGCGCGGTGGTCACCTGCGGCGGGCTGTGTCCCGGTCTCAACGACGTCATCCGGGCCATCGTCATGGCCGCCCACCATGAATACAAGGTCCCGTCAGTGCTCGGCATCAAGTTCGGGCTGGAGGGGTTCATCCCGGAATACGGGCACGACGTGATCGAGCTGACCCCGGAGTACGTCAGCCGCATCCACGAGTTCGGCGGCACCATACTGGGCAGTTCGCGCGGTCCCCAGGACCCGGAAGCCATCGTGGACGCCCTGGAACGCATGAACGTCTCCATCCTGTTCATGATCGGCGGGGACGGCACCATGCGCGCCGCCTCCAAGGTAGTGGAGGAGATATCCTCGCGCGGGTTGTCCATCTCCGTGGTGGGACTGCCCAAGACCATCGACAACGACATCAATTTTGCCTCGCCGTCCTTTGGTTTCGACACCTCGGTGGAGACGGCGGCCATGGCCATCAAGGGAGCCCACGTGGAAGCCACCGGCGCGCCCTGGGGCATCGGCATGGTCAAGGTCATGGGACGCGACGCGGGCTACATCGCGGCCCAGTCCTCCCTGTCCTGCCAGGAGGTCAACTTCTGCCTCATCCCGGAGGACCCCTTCGACATTCAGGGAGAGAACGGCTTCCTGGCCGCCCTGGAAGAGCGCATGCGCGGGTCCGGCAACGCCGTCATCGTGGTGGCCGAAGGCGCGGGACAGGATCTGCTCAAGGCTTCGGGCCGCAAGGACAGGTCCGGCAACGCCCGCTTGAGCGATATAGCGACCCTGCTCAGGGAGGAGATCATGGATCACTTCAGGGCGCAGTCCATCGAGCCGACCCTCAAGTACATCGACCCGAGCTATATCATCCGATCGGTCCCCGCCAACGCCAACGACCGCATCTATTGCTCCTTCCTCGGCATCCACGCCGTGCACGCGGGCATGACCGGACGCACGGGACTGGTCATCTCCCGCTGGAACGGCCGGTACGTGCATATTCCCATGGACCTGGTCACCAAGGGCAAAAAACGGATCAACACCTGTTCCAACTACTGGCGGGCCGTGCTGGAGTCCACGGGCCAGCCCGTTTCCATGAAAAACACTAAGTCGAAATAA
- a CDS encoding zinc metalloprotease HtpX: protein MTSQIKTILLLGLLTGLLMLIGGAMGGRAGLFLAFGLAMLMNVGSYWYSDKIVLRMYKAAELSPGDAPHIHRVVEEMAHKAGIPKPRIFLIPQDAPNAFATGRNPENAVVAVTRGIVNILSPDELRGVLAHELGHIANRDILIQTIAAVLAGAIVFIANMLQFTAIFGSFSDDEDRGNPLAALAMAFLAPIAAALIQMAISRSREYLADATGARLSNPLHLAGALGKLDAASRQIPLQGSPATENMFIVNPFSGRRAASLFATHPPIEDRIARLHAMAHDR from the coding sequence ATGACCAGTCAGATCAAAACCATACTTCTTCTGGGGCTGCTCACCGGCCTGCTGATGCTCATCGGCGGCGCCATGGGCGGCCGGGCCGGACTCTTCCTGGCCTTCGGGTTGGCCATGCTCATGAACGTGGGCAGCTACTGGTACTCGGACAAGATCGTCCTGAGAATGTACAAGGCCGCCGAGCTCTCGCCCGGCGACGCTCCGCACATCCACCGGGTGGTGGAGGAAATGGCCCACAAGGCGGGCATCCCCAAGCCTCGCATCTTCCTCATCCCCCAGGACGCCCCCAACGCCTTTGCCACGGGCCGCAACCCGGAGAACGCCGTGGTGGCGGTCACGCGAGGCATCGTCAACATCCTGAGCCCCGACGAACTGCGCGGCGTGCTCGCCCACGAGCTCGGCCACATCGCCAACCGGGACATCCTCATCCAGACCATCGCGGCGGTCCTGGCCGGGGCCATCGTGTTCATCGCCAACATGCTCCAGTTCACGGCCATCTTCGGCAGCTTTTCCGACGACGAGGACCGAGGCAATCCCCTGGCCGCCCTGGCCATGGCCTTTCTCGCGCCCATCGCCGCCGCCCTGATCCAGATGGCCATCTCCCGGTCCCGCGAGTACCTGGCCGACGCCACCGGCGCGCGGCTGTCCAACCCCCTGCACCTGGCGGGCGCGCTGGGCAAGCTGGACGCCGCCTCCCGGCAGATTCCGCTCCAGGGCAGCCCGGCCACGGAAAACATGTTCATCGTCAACCCCTTCTCGGGCCGACGGGCGGCATCCCTGTTCGCCACTCATCCGCCCATCGAAGACCGCATCGCCCGGCTCCACGCCATGGCCCACGACAGGTAA
- a CDS encoding trypsin-like peptidase domain-containing protein produces the protein MKHTIPLLATILLLSATLPALADHRRTPVVEAVRAVSPSVVNITVVTTSKTGRSPFGDPFFDQFFEKYYGKQRERKSQSLGSGVIIDGDKALVLTNAHVVASGGDITVRLNDGRDFEAELVGSDADFDLAVLKLKDASRLPQVAMGDSSDIYIGETVIAIGNPFGYSHTVTTGVVSALNRPMQTNAGSSGSFIQTDAAINPGNSGGPLLNINGELIGINTAILARAEGIGFAIPINKARLVVNELLSSGHVSPIWLGVFGQDVDQSVARYFNLKDLHGMLVSEVYPDTPAARSGIRAGDIIVSMNGRTVTDKDDYLTRLFNVTKSESLTVTTLRDGREVAHTLHPQVLDKGMALELVRSRWGFDLSDRSSGSGAEVTDITPGSAAAKLGLNPGDIIHQIGNRRLASGIDLLNAFLRNRMQKTVLMRVQRGRNLYTVRLTL, from the coding sequence ATGAAACACACCATCCCCCTACTGGCAACGATCCTTCTGCTCTCCGCGACCCTCCCGGCCCTGGCCGACCATCGGCGCACACCGGTGGTGGAGGCGGTCCGGGCGGTCTCCCCCTCGGTGGTCAACATCACCGTGGTCACGACCTCCAAGACCGGACGCTCGCCCTTCGGCGACCCCTTCTTCGACCAGTTCTTCGAGAAATACTACGGCAAGCAGCGGGAGCGGAAATCCCAGAGCCTGGGGTCCGGCGTGATCATCGACGGCGACAAGGCGCTGGTCCTGACCAACGCCCACGTGGTGGCCTCGGGCGGCGACATCACGGTCCGGCTCAACGACGGCCGCGACTTCGAAGCCGAACTGGTGGGCTCGGACGCGGACTTCGACCTGGCCGTGCTCAAGCTCAAGGACGCCTCCCGCCTGCCCCAGGTGGCCATGGGCGATTCCAGCGACATCTACATCGGCGAGACCGTCATCGCCATCGGCAACCCCTTCGGCTATTCCCACACCGTGACCACCGGCGTGGTCTCGGCCCTGAACCGCCCCATGCAGACCAACGCGGGCTCGTCCGGCAGCTTCATCCAGACCGACGCGGCCATCAACCCCGGCAACTCCGGCGGACCGCTGCTGAACATCAACGGCGAGCTGATCGGCATCAACACCGCCATCCTGGCCCGGGCAGAGGGCATCGGCTTCGCCATCCCCATCAACAAGGCGCGGCTGGTGGTCAACGAGCTGCTCTCCTCCGGCCATGTCTCGCCCATCTGGCTGGGCGTGTTCGGCCAGGACGTGGACCAATCCGTGGCCCGCTACTTCAACCTCAAGGACCTGCACGGCATGCTCGTGTCCGAGGTCTACCCCGACACCCCGGCGGCCCGGTCCGGCATCCGCGCGGGCGACATCATCGTGTCCATGAACGGTCGGACCGTGACCGACAAGGACGACTACCTGACCCGGCTGTTCAACGTCACCAAGTCCGAATCCCTGACCGTGACGACTCTGCGCGACGGCCGCGAGGTCGCGCACACCCTGCACCCGCAGGTCCTGGACAAGGGGATGGCCCTCGAGCTGGTCCGCTCCAGGTGGGGCTTCGACCTCTCCGACCGCAGCAGTGGCTCCGGCGCGGAAGTGACCGACATCACGCCCGGCTCGGCAGCGGCCAAGCTCGGCCTCAATCCCGGCGACATCATCCACCAGATCGGCAACCGGCGACTGGCCTCGGGCATCGACCTGCTCAACGCCTTCCTGCGCAACCGTATGCAGAAGACCGTGCTCATGCGCGTACAGCGCGGCAGAAACCTTTACACGGTCCGCCTGACGCTTTAG
- a CDS encoding class I SAM-dependent methyltransferase, whose protein sequence is MEDQQRYWNENCAAKDFTSTFRLDAFRQHVPEDAAVLDFGCGYGRTLAELRDAGYTKLTGIDFADSLIERGRKENPGLDLNAYPGGPLPCADDTFDAAVMLAVLTCMPETRTQAETLIELKRVLKPGSILYVNDFLLNRDKRNLDRYRDGKERYGVYGTFDSGDGGILRHHDRNHMEALFFDFETLAFEEVTYATMHGHLSAGFYAILRMP, encoded by the coding sequence ATGGAAGACCAACAACGGTACTGGAACGAAAACTGCGCGGCCAAGGACTTCACCTCCACCTTCAGGCTTGACGCGTTCCGGCAGCACGTCCCGGAAGACGCCGCCGTCCTCGACTTCGGTTGCGGATACGGCCGGACCCTGGCCGAACTGCGTGACGCCGGATACACCAAGCTGACCGGCATCGACTTCGCGGACTCCCTCATTGAGCGGGGCCGGAAGGAGAACCCCGGCCTGGACCTGAACGCCTATCCCGGCGGCCCCCTGCCCTGCGCCGACGACACGTTCGACGCCGCCGTCATGCTCGCGGTCCTGACCTGCATGCCCGAGACCCGGACCCAGGCCGAGACCCTCATCGAGCTCAAGCGCGTGCTCAAGCCCGGCTCCATCCTCTACGTCAACGACTTCCTGCTCAACCGCGACAAGCGCAATCTCGACCGCTACCGCGACGGCAAGGAGCGGTACGGCGTCTACGGCACCTTCGACTCCGGCGACGGCGGCATCCTCCGTCATCACGACCGCAACCACATGGAAGCCCTGTTCTTCGATTTCGAGACCCTCGCCTTCGAAGAAGTGACCTACGCCACCATGCACGGCCATCTGTCCGCAGGATTTTACGCAATCCTCCGAATGCCCTGA